One region of Halococcus salifodinae DSM 8989 genomic DNA includes:
- a CDS encoding ABC transporter permease, with product MIQPRTLRNLQRELRGNALAKVGIVLVVAVVLVAVLAPVLAPQNPFDQDLNNSSLPPLGFSTQTNETSSQMVDGEIQIVNETTNISASAAHPLGTDSLGRDMLSRVLYGARTSLLVGVLGTAIATVLGVTVGLSAGYYGGKVDDALMRGADVMLAFPSLVLAVALVGLFGGATVRVPDPIVALGFAPGMPDSFALPGTVILVVALVNWVWFARVARGEALSITDAEYVKAARSVGASDRFILRKHVLPNSITPILVLATIQIAAIILLESSLSYLGFSGANLSWGFDIAQGRDYLATAWWISTMPGIAIVLTVIGVNLIGDWLRDALDPGIEGEGGGA from the coding sequence ATGATCCAACCACGCACCCTCCGGAACCTCCAGCGCGAACTCCGCGGCAACGCCCTGGCGAAAGTCGGGATCGTGCTCGTGGTCGCGGTCGTGCTGGTGGCGGTGCTCGCGCCCGTACTCGCCCCGCAGAACCCCTTCGATCAGGACCTCAACAACTCGTCGCTCCCACCCCTTGGATTCAGCACACAGACCAATGAGACCTCCTCACAGATGGTCGACGGCGAGATCCAGATCGTGAACGAAACCACGAACATCAGCGCGAGCGCTGCCCACCCTCTTGGTACTGACTCGCTCGGCCGCGACATGCTCTCGCGGGTGCTCTACGGCGCACGGACCTCACTGCTCGTCGGCGTTCTTGGTACTGCGATCGCCACCGTCCTCGGCGTCACAGTCGGGTTATCGGCGGGCTATTATGGGGGAAAAGTCGACGACGCGCTGATGCGGGGCGCAGACGTGATGCTCGCGTTCCCGTCGCTCGTGCTCGCGGTCGCGCTCGTGGGGCTGTTCGGCGGCGCGACAGTCAGAGTGCCCGATCCGATCGTCGCGCTCGGATTCGCTCCCGGGATGCCCGACTCGTTCGCGCTGCCTGGCACCGTGATCCTCGTGGTCGCACTGGTCAACTGGGTGTGGTTCGCCCGCGTCGCGCGGGGCGAGGCACTCTCGATCACCGACGCCGAGTACGTCAAGGCCGCGCGGTCGGTCGGCGCGAGCGATCGGTTCATCCTCCGGAAACACGTGCTGCCGAACAGTATCACCCCGATTCTGGTGCTCGCGACCATCCAGATCGCGGCGATCATCCTCCTCGAAAGCTCGCTGTCGTATCTCGGGTTCTCGGGCGCGAACCTCTCGTGGGGGTTCGATATCGCGCAGGGCCGTGACTACCTCGCCACCGCGTGGTGGATCTCGACGATGCCAGGCATCGCGATCGTGCTGACCGTGATCGGCGTCAACCTGATCGGCGACTGGCTCCGCGACGCGCTCGATCCCGGGATCGAGGGCGAGGGAGGTGGTGCGTGA
- a CDS encoding ABC transporter permease — MPTGRFLLKRTLQGVFVIWGVVTVVFLLRFVTPGNPITFVAPLDASQALREQIAVELGLNRPIYVQYIDYLLNLLQGDMGYSYISGTAASTRIFNRLPATLELAIASSIVAVVLSIPLGVISATHRHQPADYGATTFSLVGISTPNFWLGIMLVLVLAVQFGLFPTSRRVVGFLPAIEMLFSEGSFDGLVTWLAHITLPAITLGTYFTALITRLTRSGMLDELGKTYIRASRAKGLPETLVRYKHALRNTLIPVITVVGLQLGTLIGGAVITEAVFAWPGLGTLVINAINARDWPMIQGSLIVIGAGFVIVNLLVDALYASLNPQVANE, encoded by the coding sequence ATGCCGACCGGTCGATTCCTCCTCAAGCGAACGCTCCAGGGCGTGTTCGTGATCTGGGGGGTCGTGACCGTTGTCTTCCTCCTGCGTTTCGTCACGCCGGGCAACCCGATCACGTTCGTCGCGCCGCTCGACGCGAGCCAGGCGCTCCGCGAGCAGATCGCCGTCGAACTCGGTCTGAACCGTCCGATATACGTCCAGTACATCGATTACCTCCTCAACCTCCTCCAGGGCGACATGGGCTACTCGTACATCTCGGGCACCGCAGCGAGCACCCGCATCTTCAACCGGCTGCCCGCGACGCTCGAGCTCGCGATCGCGTCGAGCATCGTCGCCGTCGTGCTGTCGATCCCACTCGGCGTGATCAGCGCGACCCATCGCCACCAGCCTGCCGACTACGGCGCGACCACGTTCTCGTTGGTGGGGATCAGCACGCCCAACTTCTGGCTCGGCATCATGCTGGTGCTCGTGCTCGCCGTCCAGTTCGGCCTGTTCCCGACGAGTCGGCGGGTCGTCGGCTTTCTTCCCGCAATAGAGATGCTGTTCTCCGAAGGAAGTTTCGACGGCCTCGTGACATGGCTCGCCCACATCACGCTGCCGGCAATCACGCTCGGCACCTATTTTACCGCGCTCATCACCCGCCTCACCAGAAGCGGGATGCTCGACGAGCTCGGCAAGACCTACATCCGGGCCTCGCGTGCGAAAGGGTTGCCCGAGACGCTCGTGCGGTACAAACACGCCCTCCGGAACACGCTGATCCCCGTCATCACGGTGGTGGGCCTGCAGCTGGGAACGCTGATCGGCGGCGCGGTCATCACCGAGGCGGTGTTCGCGTGGCCCGGGCTCGGTACCTTAGTAATCAACGCGATCAACGCGCGTGACTGGCCGATGATCCAGGGCTCGCTGATCGTGATCGGGGCTGGATTCGTGATCGTCAATCTCCTCGTTGACGCGCTGTACGCCTCGCTCAACCCGCAGGTGGCGAACGAATGA